The Alphaproteobacteria bacterium SS10 genome includes a region encoding these proteins:
- a CDS encoding HNH endonuclease, which produces MVSPPDGSPALVLNADFRPLSYFPLSLWSWQDAVKAVFLDRVNIISRYETVVRSPTFEMQLPSVISLKDYVSTDRRPAFTRFNVFLRDRFICQYCGGKFPTQELTFDHVIPRSKGGKTSWENVVTSCGRCNLAKGNKMPKVCGMEPLNEPVQPSSYQLQENGRSYPPNFLHESWRDFLYWDSELDEI; this is translated from the coding sequence ATGGTATCACCGCCTGATGGTAGCCCTGCCCTGGTCCTTAACGCCGATTTCAGGCCGTTAAGTTACTTCCCACTGTCATTGTGGTCATGGCAAGACGCGGTCAAGGCGGTGTTCCTGGACCGCGTTAATATTATCAGCCGGTATGAAACGGTTGTTCGATCCCCAACATTTGAGATGCAGTTGCCGAGCGTTATCTCGCTCAAAGACTATGTCTCAACCGATCGCCGCCCGGCCTTTACCCGCTTCAACGTATTCCTGCGCGACCGGTTCATCTGCCAGTATTGCGGCGGTAAGTTTCCGACCCAAGAGCTGACCTTTGACCACGTCATTCCGCGCTCTAAGGGCGGGAAGACTAGCTGGGAAAACGTGGTGACTTCCTGCGGCCGCTGTAACCTCGCTAAGGGCAATAAAATGCCTAAGGTCTGCGGGATGGAGCCGTTGAATGAGCCAGTTCAGCCGAGCAGTTATCAGCTTCAGGAAAATGGCCGGTCCTACCCGCCCAACTTCCTCCATGAGAGCTGGCGCGACTTTCTCTATTGGGATTCTGAGCTCGACGAGATTTAA